DNA from Plasmodium cynomolgi strain B DNA, scaffold: 0202, whole genome shotgun sequence:
tcaaaccatgaAGAAGTCAGATTTTCCATACTCGTGTTGAATTTTTCCCAGTCTTTCTCCGTTtccttcaaaaaataattccactGATCCTCTTTCCATTCTTCTTGCCCATCCATGAATTCAGGGCTCTGTGAAGAGGTGCTTCCTGCATAGCTcctcgttttcatttttgatttatatttC
Protein-coding regions in this window:
- a CDS encoding tryptophan-rich antigen (Pv-fam-a;~putative), which encodes MKIIFLLSYIPSFMSILSSASELVPALNKYFQKYKSKMKTRSYAGSTSSQSPEFMDGQEEWKEDQWNYFLKETEKDWEKFNTSMENLTSSWFEKKNWNGKDG